From Cellulophaga lytica DSM 7489, a single genomic window includes:
- a CDS encoding class I SAM-dependent methyltransferase: MNFYLKTKDHSVTQENFTLNYDEELDMLVTEPQPENLDVYYESEDYISHTDAKETVVDKMYQAVKNYSLQKKIQLITYYTKGEKSVLDVGAGTGDFLITAQNNKWTCAGVEPNEAARKKATEKGLDLFSSLETLPEKKYSVITLWHVLEHLPNLDEQIKMLKSKLTENGTLIIAVPNFKSYDAKYYKEYWAAFDVPRHLWHFSKTAIKKIFAKHNMKLIKTKPMLFDAFYVSLLSEKYKTGKQNMFTAFYRGLRSNLSAMRTNEHSSVIYILKKS, from the coding sequence ATGAACTTTTATTTAAAAACTAAAGACCATTCTGTAACACAAGAAAATTTTACATTAAACTATGATGAGGAATTGGATATGTTGGTTACAGAACCACAACCAGAAAATTTAGATGTTTATTATGAGAGTGAAGATTACATTTCTCATACAGACGCAAAAGAAACTGTTGTAGATAAAATGTACCAAGCTGTAAAAAATTACAGTTTGCAAAAAAAGATTCAGTTAATTACATATTACACCAAAGGAGAAAAATCTGTTTTGGATGTGGGTGCAGGTACAGGAGATTTTTTAATTACTGCGCAAAATAATAAATGGACTTGTGCTGGAGTGGAACCAAATGAAGCGGCCAGAAAAAAAGCTACAGAAAAAGGTTTAGATTTATTTAGTAGTTTAGAAACACTACCAGAAAAAAAATACAGCGTAATTACACTTTGGCACGTTTTAGAACATTTGCCAAATTTAGATGAGCAAATAAAAATGCTAAAATCTAAATTAACAGAAAATGGTACGTTAATAATTGCGGTTCCAAATTTTAAAAGTTACGATGCAAAATATTACAAAGAGTATTGGGCAGCATTTGATGTGCCAAGACATTTATGGCATTTTTCTAAAACAGCTATAAAAAAGATTTTTGCAAAGCACAATATGAAACTTATAAAAACCAAGCCAATGTTGTTTGATGCTTTTTATGTTTCATTATTATCTGAAAAATACAAAACAGGAAAACAAAATATGTTTACCGCTTTTTACAGAGGTTTGCGTTCTAATTTATCTGCAATGAGAACCAATGAACATTCTTCTGTAATTTATATCCTTAAAAAGAGCTAA
- a CDS encoding OmpH family outer membrane protein, with protein MKKIIFALAFIGLVGCQQSKMGYVDNVKLMNDYQEKVDLEAKFKTKIEAFGKKRDSVQQAFQMEAQAFQAKAQKMAQAKAQEEYGMLQQKSQFIGQQLQQEEKQLQVSSQTEMDSLVSKVKKEIKAYGKTNGFSYIFGGGDGGSVLYGTEADDLTDEITKILNDNYKK; from the coding sequence ATGAAAAAAATAATTTTTGCACTTGCATTCATCGGTTTAGTAGGATGCCAACAAAGTAAAATGGGTTACGTAGATAACGTAAAACTTATGAACGACTACCAAGAGAAAGTAGACTTAGAAGCTAAGTTTAAAACTAAGATAGAAGCTTTTGGTAAAAAGAGAGATAGCGTACAACAAGCTTTTCAAATGGAAGCACAAGCTTTTCAGGCTAAGGCACAAAAAATGGCTCAGGCTAAAGCTCAAGAAGAGTACGGTATGCTACAGCAAAAAAGCCAATTTATTGGTCAGCAATTGCAGCAAGAAGAAAAACAACTACAAGTTAGCAGTCAAACAGAAATGGATAGTTTAGTTTCTAAAGTTAAAAAAGAAATTAAAGCTTACGGTAAAACAAACGGTTTCTCATACATCTTTGGTGGTGGAGACGGTGGTAGCGTTTTATACGGTACAGAAGCAGATGACCTTACAGATGAGATTACTAAAATCTTAAACGATAACTACAAGAAGTAA
- a CDS encoding sensor histidine kinase, whose product MVHKWWKSYTNWFVKYSNFKAVNNKKGLEYFRDKLFISILLLTFFIGGIAYFPSGYVAITRGELFVLYIDTLAILALVAIVFINKIGFNTKKTIFSYTLFILSFGLLLHLGFKGNGSILLYTTTSLITLYKGRKEGLNWVIVTVVLYLILLAGYYFNLFYFPFYDDYDFDVLAVVTVNNVLFNFILVFSISFLIKQLHNALVKESKLQKELVIKHNKAVLARQKAESSDKLKSAFLANISHEIGTPMYGILGSADFLKELHKNNKESQEYLQLIEENGNKLLGIIEDIVNISKVESGLMTLNNSTFNINSVINNTFNSVTTMAKEKGIQIINNNLISSNEALVHTDKEKLTTVLKHLINNAIKYTEQGTITLKCYYKNFNTIEFSIKDTGIGVPKDKIAAIFKAFYQVDTDQKNALHGAGIGLAIAKAYTEMLGGKMSLENNQENGATFKFTINAQV is encoded by the coding sequence ATGGTGCATAAATGGTGGAAATCTTACACAAATTGGTTTGTAAAATACAGTAATTTTAAAGCAGTAAACAATAAAAAAGGCTTAGAATATTTTAGAGATAAGCTATTTATATCCATACTGTTACTTACTTTTTTTATAGGTGGTATTGCTTATTTTCCTAGTGGATATGTTGCAATAACCAGGGGTGAACTTTTTGTTCTGTACATAGATACCCTTGCAATTTTAGCTTTAGTTGCCATTGTTTTTATCAATAAAATTGGTTTTAACACTAAAAAAACAATTTTCTCATACACCTTATTTATTCTCTCTTTTGGACTTTTACTTCATTTAGGTTTTAAAGGAAACGGTAGCATACTTTTATACACAACAACATCACTAATAACACTATATAAAGGAAGAAAAGAAGGCTTAAACTGGGTAATAGTAACAGTTGTGCTGTATTTAATACTATTAGCTGGTTATTATTTTAACTTATTTTATTTTCCTTTTTATGATGATTACGATTTTGATGTACTTGCAGTTGTAACAGTAAACAATGTACTGTTTAATTTTATACTAGTATTTTCTATTTCGTTTTTAATTAAGCAGTTACATAATGCATTAGTAAAAGAAAGTAAATTACAAAAGGAGCTTGTAATAAAGCACAATAAGGCCGTGCTTGCAAGACAAAAAGCAGAAAGCTCAGATAAATTAAAATCGGCTTTTTTAGCCAATATTAGCCACGAAATTGGTACTCCAATGTATGGTATTTTAGGTAGCGCAGACTTTTTAAAAGAGTTGCACAAAAACAACAAAGAATCTCAAGAATATTTACAGTTAATAGAAGAAAACGGAAATAAGCTTTTAGGTATTATTGAAGACATTGTAAACATATCTAAAGTAGAGAGTGGTTTAATGACCTTAAACAACTCTACATTTAACATTAACTCTGTTATAAATAACACTTTTAATAGCGTAACGACTATGGCAAAAGAAAAAGGCATACAAATTATTAATAACAACTTAATTAGCAGTAATGAGGCATTGGTGCATACAGATAAAGAAAAGCTAACCACAGTGCTTAAACACCTAATAAACAATGCCATTAAGTATACAGAGCAAGGGACTATAACTTTAAAATGTTATTATAAAAACTTTAATACTATAGAGTTCTCTATAAAAGATACTGGCATAGGTGTGCCAAAAGATAAAATTGCAGCAATTTTTAAAGCTTTTTACCAGGTAGATACAGACCAAAAAAATGCCTTACACGGTGCAGGTATTGGTTTAGCAATTGCCAAGGCGTATACAGAAATGCTAGGTGGAAAAATGAGTTTAGAAAATAACCAAGAAAACGGAGCCACATTTAAGTTTACTATAAATGCACAAGTATAA
- a CDS encoding sensor histidine kinase: MQKLWFRYRKWYINYIEFEITNTNKGLEYFRDKLFISILLLVNFFGVLAYIPSVIVAYINFEMKLVLINTLAVSVLLFVVFNRSLSLNLKKHIFSGNLLILSTLLFINNGLSGNGALILLMTTSAVTLYSGKKAGFFAFGYAVLMYACVLIFTKLGYYNFVHTTGYNFTEYVIISLNNLLFNLILVFSISFLITQLHKALLNENKLQKELIVKHNNAVAARNKAEQSEQLKSAFLANISHEIGTPMYSILGTTDLLKDYNTEDNGYQKSLQLIEENGNKLLDIIADIVNISKVESGLMPITPTAFNVKTCVEEIYTKLKTEVVEKDIDFTLTNLISTNESLIYTDKEKVEAVLNHLVKNAIKYTEKGSINIKCHLPEEGIVAFEVKDTGIGIPKDKFRSIFKAFYQVDTDQKNALHGSGVGLAISKAYTEMLGGKLSLKNNQDSGSTFGFTICTHWQCPEKKKNLKPAHNQKIKKVLL; encoded by the coding sequence ATGCAAAAATTGTGGTTCAGGTACCGTAAATGGTATATAAATTATATTGAGTTTGAAATTACAAACACCAATAAAGGTTTAGAATATTTTAGAGATAAATTATTTATTTCTATTCTATTATTGGTAAACTTTTTTGGTGTATTAGCATATATACCTAGTGTAATTGTTGCCTATATAAATTTTGAAATGAAATTGGTATTGATAAATACCTTGGCTGTTTCTGTACTTTTATTTGTGGTATTTAATAGGTCACTTAGTTTAAATCTGAAAAAACATATCTTTTCTGGCAATTTATTAATACTATCTACGCTATTATTTATTAATAACGGACTTAGCGGTAATGGTGCATTAATATTATTAATGACTACATCTGCAGTAACATTGTACAGTGGTAAAAAAGCCGGCTTTTTTGCATTTGGTTATGCAGTTTTAATGTATGCTTGTGTATTAATTTTTACCAAATTGGGGTATTACAACTTTGTACACACAACGGGTTATAATTTTACAGAATATGTTATAATTAGCTTAAACAACCTATTATTTAATTTAATATTGGTTTTTTCTATTTCATTTTTAATTACCCAATTACACAAAGCCTTACTTAATGAAAACAAGTTACAGAAAGAACTAATTGTTAAACACAACAATGCTGTTGCTGCAAGAAATAAAGCAGAACAATCTGAACAATTAAAATCTGCTTTTTTAGCTAATATTAGTCACGAAATTGGCACACCTATGTACAGTATTTTAGGAACTACAGATTTATTAAAAGATTACAATACTGAAGATAACGGTTATCAAAAATCTTTACAATTAATTGAAGAAAACGGCAACAAACTATTAGATATTATTGCAGATATTGTAAATATCTCTAAGGTAGAATCTGGCTTAATGCCAATAACTCCTACTGCATTTAATGTTAAAACTTGTGTAGAAGAAATATACACTAAATTAAAAACTGAAGTTGTCGAAAAAGATATAGATTTTACGTTAACCAATTTAATTAGCACAAACGAATCTTTAATTTATACCGATAAAGAAAAAGTAGAAGCCGTATTAAACCACTTGGTTAAAAATGCTATAAAATATACCGAAAAAGGAAGCATAAATATAAAATGCCATTTACCGGAAGAAGGTATTGTTGCTTTTGAAGTAAAAGATACCGGAATTGGTATACCTAAAGACAAATTTAGATCTATTTTTAAGGCGTTTTACCAAGTAGATACAGATCAAAAAAACGCTTTGCACGGTTCTGGTGTTGGACTAGCCATATCCAAAGCATATACAGAAATGCTTGGCGGCAAGTTAAGTTTAAAAAACAACCAAGACTCTGGCTCTACATTTGGATTCACAATTTGCACACATTGGCAGTGTCCAGAAAAAAAGAAAAACTTAAAGCCTGCACATAACCAAAAAATAAAAAAAGTTCTTTTATAG
- a CDS encoding YciI family protein: MKDFMLIFIGKEYTDLGLSPEQMQERMGKWFAWNQKMQKEGVVKHGEALHPEVRQISGPNRTVTDLTAAELKEIVGGYYMVKAKDLDHACKIAQDFPDYDLGNTVEVREVLVFDEM; the protein is encoded by the coding sequence ATGAAAGATTTTATGCTTATTTTTATTGGTAAAGAGTACACAGACCTGGGACTTTCTCCTGAGCAAATGCAAGAACGAATGGGGAAATGGTTTGCTTGGAACCAAAAAATGCAAAAAGAAGGTGTTGTTAAACACGGAGAAGCATTACACCCAGAAGTTAGGCAAATATCTGGACCTAACAGAACTGTTACAGACCTAACAGCAGCAGAACTTAAAGAAATTGTTGGCGGTTATTATATGGTAAAAGCCAAAGATTTAGATCATGCTTGTAAAATTGCACAAGACTTTCCGGATTATGATCTTGGCAATACTGTAGAAGTTAGAGAAGTTTTAGTTTTTGACGAAATGTAA
- a CDS encoding RNA polymerase sigma factor, whose protein sequence is MQNQQLIDHLFRHQYGKMVSILIRIFGLKHIELIEDAVQDTFAKATVQWRKKVPDNAEAWFTTAAKNRVIDLLRKLDADKSRIEKLNYSASAIAFNNLFEKEEIQDSELRMIFTACHPKLDPKDQIAFALKTIGGFSSSEIATALLLKPETVKKRLTRAKQTILKRKLNFELPAKKQLQSRLHNVLEVVYLIFNEGFHSNHNKLLVRKELCGEALRLTKLILRKEQFRCGASYALFSLLCLNSSRLGAKVDENFNSIDLKNQDRSKWYLPLINLGVNALEKANEYPDFSTYHIEAAIVTEHIKAPTFEATNWKQILELYKQLEQHQENTIVSLSIAVVFIQLNEPQNAYLILQKLEPNALEQRSYLFYGVKAKYYHCVGNIDKAISYLNTAIESVPNFAEKTYLIKKRDALLTV, encoded by the coding sequence ATGCAAAATCAGCAACTTATAGACCATCTTTTTAGACACCAGTATGGAAAGATGGTTTCTATTTTAATTCGAATATTTGGATTAAAACATATTGAACTTATTGAAGATGCTGTGCAAGATACTTTTGCAAAAGCAACGGTGCAGTGGCGTAAAAAAGTTCCAGACAATGCAGAAGCGTGGTTTACTACTGCTGCTAAAAATAGGGTTATTGATTTGTTACGAAAATTAGATGCAGATAAAAGCCGAATTGAAAAACTAAATTACAGCGCTTCTGCTATTGCATTTAATAATTTATTTGAAAAAGAAGAAATACAGGATAGTGAACTACGTATGATTTTTACTGCCTGCCACCCCAAATTAGACCCTAAAGACCAGATAGCTTTTGCTTTAAAAACTATTGGTGGTTTTAGCTCATCAGAAATAGCAACTGCATTACTTTTAAAACCTGAAACTGTAAAAAAAAGATTAACCAGAGCTAAACAAACTATACTTAAAAGAAAACTGAACTTTGAGCTGCCTGCTAAAAAGCAATTACAAAGTAGGTTGCATAATGTGTTAGAGGTAGTTTATCTTATTTTTAACGAAGGTTTTCACTCTAACCACAACAAATTACTTGTGCGTAAAGAACTTTGTGGAGAGGCGCTTAGATTAACTAAATTAATATTAAGAAAAGAACAGTTTAGGTGTGGTGCTAGTTATGCTTTATTTTCATTATTGTGTTTAAACTCATCTAGATTAGGAGCCAAGGTTGATGAAAATTTTAATAGTATAGATTTAAAAAATCAAGACCGCAGTAAATGGTATTTGCCACTAATTAATTTAGGTGTCAATGCTTTAGAAAAAGCTAATGAATACCCAGATTTTTCTACTTATCATATTGAAGCTGCTATTGTTACAGAACATATAAAAGCACCTACTTTTGAAGCTACCAACTGGAAACAAATTTTGGAACTTTACAAACAATTAGAACAGCACCAAGAAAATACTATTGTTTCTTTATCAATAGCAGTGGTGTTTATACAGTTAAATGAACCGCAAAATGCATATTTAATTTTACAAAAGTTAGAGCCAAATGCGCTAGAGCAACGCTCTTATTTGTTTTATGGTGTCAAAGCAAAATATTACCACTGTGTTGGGAATATTGATAAAGCTATAAGTTACTTAAACACAGCTATAGAAAGTGTGCCAAATTTTGCAGAGAAAACCTATTTAATTAAAAAAAGAGACGCACTACTTACAGTGTAA
- a CDS encoding phosphotransferase has product MTSFPVTASTLSATALCKLVKEKYQLTEDFKCLLYRTGINHTYFIKNKHNTYVLRVYCYNWRTKQEILEELKLLELLKDNQHSVSYALTDKNKNFIQQIQAPEGIRYAVLFSFAEGGKVRFLDHQTTFAIGALMGEIHNTTVNKTIARVNYTTETLTTKPYSFTLKYFDAKLPEMEYIREVGKKVEIAFKNKKIPEGIIHLDIWYDNMAITDNRKITIFDFDFCGNGYLVLDVAYFCAQLFHIETDKEAYKLKIKEFLKGYQTKTKLSKTEIDLIPIAATAVWLFYLGVQSQRFDWSNIFLTENYLKMYLERLKNWMNFCEENPNTFTL; this is encoded by the coding sequence ATGACAAGTTTTCCTGTAACTGCCTCTACCCTTTCTGCAACTGCTTTATGCAAGCTGGTTAAAGAAAAATACCAATTAACCGAAGATTTTAAGTGTTTACTATACAGAACAGGTATTAACCACACCTACTTTATAAAAAATAAACATAACACTTATGTACTACGCGTATATTGTTACAATTGGAGAACAAAGCAAGAGATTTTAGAAGAGTTAAAACTTTTAGAGCTGTTAAAGGATAACCAGCATAGTGTTTCTTATGCATTAACAGATAAAAACAAAAATTTTATACAGCAAATACAAGCACCAGAAGGTATACGTTATGCTGTACTTTTTTCTTTTGCTGAAGGAGGAAAAGTTAGGTTTTTAGACCACCAAACAACGTTTGCTATTGGTGCGCTAATGGGAGAAATACACAACACCACTGTAAATAAAACAATAGCGCGTGTTAACTATACCACAGAAACACTAACTACCAAACCCTACAGCTTTACACTTAAATATTTTGATGCCAAATTACCTGAAATGGAATACATTAGGGAAGTAGGTAAAAAGGTTGAAATAGCCTTTAAAAATAAAAAAATACCAGAAGGTATTATTCATTTAGATATTTGGTATGATAATATGGCCATAACAGACAATAGAAAAATTACAATTTTTGATTTTGATTTTTGTGGTAATGGTTACTTGGTACTAGATGTAGCCTATTTTTGCGCACAACTTTTTCATATAGAAACAGATAAAGAAGCCTATAAACTAAAGATAAAAGAGTTTTTAAAGGGATACCAAACAAAGACTAAATTAAGTAAAACAGAGATAGACTTAATACCTATTGCTGCAACAGCAGTATGGTTGTTTTATTTAGGTGTACAATCACAAAGGTTTGACTGGTCTAACATATTTTTAACGGAAAACTATTTAAAAATGTATTTGGAAAGATTAAAAAACTGGATGAATTTTTGTGAAGAAAACCCCAATACTTTTACACTGTAA
- a CDS encoding ATP-binding protein: MQFQDILGLSHIKKHLCLSADAGRIPHAQLFVGNEGCGTLPMAIAYAQYLLCKNINGENSGGIEACNLKCANLSHPDLHFAFPVTNSDKVKSHAVSNHYMQDWRQFVNEQPYGNLFDWYRLIGIEKKQGQIGVDEAQDIVKKLTLKSYEGGYKVMIMWMADKMNIAAANKLLKLIEEPPEKTIFILIAEDEEQIIQTIRSRCQILHFPPLAENAITEALIKKGLDQQTAFKIAHEANGNFNKALDLMNNDSEDLVFEKWFVQWVRTAFRAKGNKAAIQDLILWSNEIAKTGRETQKKFLTYCMAIMRQAMLVNYNTNELAFMEMHVEGFKLEKFAPFIHENNIVDIITELEQAMYHIERNGNAKLILTDLSIKLTRFLHKKAS; the protein is encoded by the coding sequence ATGCAGTTTCAAGATATTTTAGGACTTTCTCACATAAAAAAACACTTATGTTTAAGTGCAGATGCTGGCCGTATACCACACGCACAACTTTTTGTAGGTAATGAGGGTTGCGGTACATTGCCAATGGCTATTGCGTATGCACAGTATTTGTTGTGTAAAAATATAAACGGAGAAAACTCTGGTGGCATTGAGGCTTGTAATTTAAAGTGTGCTAACTTATCTCATCCCGATTTGCATTTTGCTTTTCCGGTAACAAATTCAGACAAAGTAAAAAGTCACGCTGTTAGTAACCATTATATGCAAGATTGGAGACAATTTGTAAACGAACAGCCATATGGTAATTTGTTTGATTGGTATAGACTTATTGGTATTGAAAAAAAACAAGGCCAAATTGGTGTAGATGAAGCACAGGATATTGTTAAAAAACTTACTTTAAAATCTTATGAAGGTGGTTACAAAGTAATGATTATGTGGATGGCTGATAAAATGAACATAGCCGCTGCCAATAAACTGCTAAAACTTATTGAAGAGCCACCTGAAAAAACCATATTTATTTTAATTGCAGAAGACGAAGAGCAAATTATACAAACCATACGTTCTAGGTGTCAAATTTTGCACTTTCCGCCCCTAGCAGAAAATGCAATAACTGAAGCACTAATAAAAAAAGGATTAGACCAGCAAACCGCTTTTAAAATTGCACACGAAGCAAACGGAAATTTTAACAAAGCGCTAGATCTAATGAATAACGACTCTGAAGATTTGGTGTTTGAAAAATGGTTTGTACAATGGGTGCGTACTGCTTTTAGAGCAAAAGGAAACAAAGCTGCAATACAAGATTTAATTTTGTGGAGTAATGAAATTGCCAAAACAGGCAGAGAAACACAAAAGAAATTTTTAACGTACTGTATGGCTATAATGCGCCAAGCTATGTTGGTTAATTACAATACCAATGAGCTCGCTTTTATGGAAATGCATGTAGAAGGATTTAAACTAGAAAAATTTGCTCCTTTTATTCATGAAAACAATATTGTAGATATTATTACAGAGCTAGAGCAAGCAATGTACCATATAGAACGTAATGGTAATGCCAAATTAATTTTAACCGATTTATCAATAAAACTAACTAGATTTTTACACAAAAAAGCAAGCTAA
- a CDS encoding phosphoglycerate kinase — translation MKTINDFNFENKRALIRVDFNVPMDENFNVTDTNRIEAAKPTIIKVLEDGGSVVLMSHLGRPKGQVVPDLSLEHICSTVSDVLGVQVNFVSTSVGEEAEKAAANLENGQVLLIENLRFNAEEEKGGDDFAEQLSKLGDVYINDAFGTAHRAHASTTVVAKFFPENRCFGALLAKEIEAIDKVMQTGEKPVTAILGGAKVSSKITIIENILDKVDHLIIGGGMTYTFIKAKGGQVGDSICEDDKMELALDILKQAKEKGVEVHIPIDVIAADEFSNTANTKITDVDKIEEGWQGLDAGPKTLEIFKDVILKSKTILWNGPIGVFEMESYAKGTIEIGNYIAEATQKGAFSLVGGGDSVAAVKQFGFQDKVSYVSTGGGAMLESLEGKSLPGIAAITA, via the coding sequence ATGAAAACAATAAACGATTTTAATTTTGAAAATAAGAGAGCATTAATACGTGTAGATTTTAATGTTCCTATGGATGAAAATTTTAATGTAACAGATACCAACCGTATTGAAGCTGCTAAGCCAACAATTATAAAAGTGCTAGAAGATGGTGGTAGTGTTGTTTTAATGAGTCACTTAGGAAGACCAAAAGGGCAAGTTGTACCAGATTTATCTTTGGAGCACATTTGCAGTACTGTTTCTGATGTGTTAGGTGTACAAGTAAATTTTGTATCTACTTCTGTTGGTGAAGAAGCAGAAAAAGCTGCTGCTAATTTAGAAAACGGACAAGTGTTATTAATAGAGAATTTACGTTTTAACGCAGAAGAAGAAAAAGGAGGAGATGACTTTGCAGAGCAGTTATCTAAATTGGGAGATGTTTATATTAATGACGCTTTTGGTACTGCCCACAGAGCACACGCATCTACAACTGTAGTTGCTAAGTTTTTTCCAGAGAACAGGTGTTTTGGCGCTTTATTAGCTAAAGAAATTGAAGCTATAGACAAGGTAATGCAAACAGGGGAAAAACCTGTTACAGCAATTTTAGGTGGAGCAAAAGTATCTTCTAAAATTACAATTATTGAAAACATTTTAGATAAAGTAGACCACTTAATTATTGGTGGAGGTATGACGTATACTTTTATTAAAGCAAAAGGCGGACAAGTAGGAGATTCTATCTGCGAAGATGATAAAATGGAACTTGCTCTAGATATTTTAAAACAAGCAAAAGAAAAAGGAGTTGAGGTACACATTCCTATAGATGTTATTGCTGCAGATGAGTTTAGCAATACAGCAAACACAAAAATTACAGATGTAGATAAAATTGAAGAAGGATGGCAAGGTTTAGATGCAGGGCCAAAAACTTTAGAGATTTTTAAAGATGTAATTTTAAAATCTAAAACTATTTTATGGAACGGCCCTATTGGTGTTTTTGAAATGGAAAGTTATGCCAAAGGAACTATAGAAATAGGAAATTATATAGCAGAAGCTACCCAAAAAGGAGCTTTTTCATTAGTAGGAGGAGGAGACTCTGTTGCTGCAGTTAAGCAATTTGGTTTTCAAGACAAAGTAAGCTATGTATCTACTGGTGGTGGTGCTATGTTAGAGAGCTTAGAGGGTAAATCTTTACCAGGTATTGCTGCAATTACCGCATAA
- a CDS encoding lytic transglycosylase domain-containing protein, which translates to MKRIFLGVLLFSGTAIFAQEKDSIVTTSVSTEILSVVKNDTIDTIVKKQADAPQKVQPIIALTSEDSSATKYQLSDYKNAANYDKAWLKQIKESASLFDTIYNKIATERIENIPVSFIDLPTDTLKARLARLNAKTPFNVEYNESLERVIKSYLSRNRGLMERMLTISQFYFPMFEQELDNFNMPLEMKYLAIVESALNPRAKSRVGATGLWQFMYGTGKEQNLEVNSYVDERSDPIKSTKAACEYLTRLYSIYNDWDLALAAYNSGPGNVNKAIRRSGGYTNYWNIRNHLPRETAGYVPAFLATMYIFEYAKEHGIYGEVVDRPYFETDTVHVKSMLTFDQISRFTSVSVEELEILNPSYKLNIIPFQEDRNHALRLPTSVMGKFVSNEDDIYVLAEEELKKVEKPLPKLVKAESQSRYRVRSGDYLGKIAEKFGVRVSEIKRWNGLRSNNLRVGQRLTIFSRNSKAIAAAKPEPKQKPIPPGAKTHTVQSGDSLWTIAQKYSGISVQNLKDWNGISGKNLKLGTKIMLCDCSTKKI; encoded by the coding sequence ATGAAACGTATTTTTTTAGGAGTACTACTGTTTTCTGGTACCGCTATTTTTGCACAAGAAAAAGATAGCATTGTTACCACATCTGTAAGTACAGAAATTTTAAGTGTTGTAAAGAATGACACTATAGATACCATTGTAAAAAAGCAAGCAGATGCACCACAAAAAGTGCAACCTATTATTGCGCTTACTTCTGAAGATTCTTCAGCAACTAAGTATCAATTATCAGACTATAAAAATGCGGCTAATTATGATAAAGCTTGGCTAAAACAAATAAAAGAAAGTGCTTCTTTATTTGATACTATTTACAATAAAATTGCTACTGAACGTATAGAAAATATACCAGTCAGTTTTATTGATTTGCCAACAGATACGTTAAAAGCTAGGCTAGCTCGCTTAAATGCTAAAACACCTTTTAATGTAGAGTATAATGAGTCTTTAGAACGCGTTATAAAATCGTACCTATCTCGTAACAGAGGCTTAATGGAACGTATGCTAACTATTAGTCAGTTTTACTTTCCTATGTTTGAGCAGGAGCTAGATAATTTTAATATGCCGTTAGAGATGAAATATTTAGCTATTGTAGAGTCTGCCTTAAACCCTAGAGCAAAATCTAGAGTAGGAGCTACAGGCTTGTGGCAATTTATGTACGGTACAGGTAAGGAGCAAAACCTAGAGGTTAATAGCTATGTAGATGAACGTAGTGATCCAATAAAATCTACCAAAGCAGCTTGTGAATATTTAACACGCTTATATAGTATTTATAACGATTGGGACTTGGCACTTGCTGCCTACAACTCTGGTCCTGGTAATGTAAATAAAGCTATTAGACGTTCTGGCGGATATACGAATTACTGGAATATTAGAAATCATTTACCAAGAGAAACAGCAGGTTATGTACCAGCGTTTTTGGCTACAATGTATATTTTTGAATATGCAAAAGAGCACGGCATATATGGTGAAGTTGTAGACAGACCTTATTTTGAAACGGATACAGTTCATGTAAAAAGTATGCTAACTTTTGATCAAATTTCGAGATTTACAAGTGTAAGTGTTGAAGAGTTAGAAATTTTAAACCCATCATACAAACTAAATATAATTCCTTTTCAAGAAGATAGAAACCACGCTCTACGTTTGCCAACTAGTGTTATGGGTAAATTTGTGTCTAATGAAGATGATATTTATGTTTTAGCAGAAGAAGAATTAAAAAAGGTAGAAAAGCCATTACCAAAGTTGGTTAAGGCAGAATCACAATCTAGATACAGAGTTAGAAGCGGTGATTATTTAGGTAAAATTGCAGAAAAATTTGGAGTTAGAGTTAGTGAAATTAAAAGATGGAATGGTTTGCGAAGCAATAATTTAAGAGTAGGGCAGCGTTTAACTATTTTTTCTAGAAATTCTAAAGCCATTGCAGCAGCAAAACCAGAACCAAAACAAAAGCCTATTCCGCCTGGTGCAAAAACGCATACAGTACAATCTGGAGACTCACTTTGGACCATTGCACAAAAATATTCTGGAATTTCTGTTCAAAATTTAAAAGATTGGAACGGTATTAGTGGTAAAAACTTAAAGCTGGGCACAAAAATTATGTTGTGCGATTGCTCTACCAAGAAAATATAA